One Phoenix dactylifera cultivar Barhee BC4 chromosome 14, palm_55x_up_171113_PBpolish2nd_filt_p, whole genome shotgun sequence DNA window includes the following coding sequences:
- the LOC103714281 gene encoding exocyst complex component EXO70A1-like isoform X1: MGTPQAIETLRQRATLLRESLQKSQTNTDSMVAILGSFDHRLSALEAAMRPTQVRTHAIRMAHENVDKTLKAAEVILAQFDLSRQAEAKILRGPHEDLESYLEAIDQLRSNVKFFSYNKSFKSSDGVLNHANNLLSKAILKLEEEFRQLLTNYSKPIEPDRLFDCLPNSLRPSSGSTGDQGDGSKNPSTSNQAKSLETAVYKTPTLIPPRIVPLLHDLAQQLVQAGHEQQCAKIYREARAYALETSLRKLGVEKLSKDDVQKMQWEVLEAKIGNWIHFMRITVKLLFAGEKKICDQIFDDTNFHKDYCFAELTANSVLMLLSFGEAVAKSKRSPEKLFVLLDMYEIMRELQPEIETIFEGKACIEMRDTTLSLTKRLAQTAQETFGDFEEAVEKDASKTTVLDGTVHPLTSYVINYVKFLFDYQSTLKQLFQEFETANETESQLAIVTMRIMQALQSNLDGKSKQYKDPALTYLFLMNNIHYMVRSVRRSEAKDLLGDDWVQRHRRIVQQNANQYKRVAWTKILQTLTVQGGSSGSSSALGGDGGNSSGISRANIKERFKSFNMQFEELHQRQSQWTVPDPELRESLRLAVAEVLLPAYRSFIKRFAPLIESGKNPQKYIRYTPEDLDRMLGEFFEGKTWGEPKR, from the exons ATGGGGACGCCGCAGGCGATCGAGACCCTAAGGCAGAGGGCGACCTTGCTGCGGGAGTCGCTGCAGAAGAGCCAGACCAACACCGACAGCATGGTCGCCATTCTCGGCTCCTTCGACCACCGCCTCTCCGCCCTCGAGGCCGCTATGCGCCCCACCCAg gTGAGGACACATGCCATTCGAATGGCACATGAGAATGTTGACAAGACACTGAAGGCAGCAGAGGTTATACTGGCTCAATTTGATCTCTCAAGGCAG GCTGAGGCTAAGATATTGAGGGGACCACATGAGGATCTAGAAAGCTATCTGGAGGCAATTGACCAGTTGAGAAGCAACGTCAAGTTTTTCAGCTACAACAAAAGCTTCAAGAGCAGTGATGGAGTGCTGAACCATGCCAATAATTTGCTATCTAAGGCCATCTTGAAGCTGGAGGAGGAATTTAGGCAGCTCCTTACGAACTACAG CAAGCCAATTGAGCCTGACCGCCTATTTGATTGTCTTCCTAACTCTTTACGACCATCATCTGGATCGACTGGAGACCAAGGTGATGGTAGTAAGAACCCATCAACCAGTAATCAAGCAAAAAGCTTGGAGACTGCTGTTTACAAAACACCAACTCTCATTCCTCCAAGGATTGTGCCTCTGCTGCATGACTTAGCTCAACAATTGGTCCAAGCTGGACATGAACAGCAGTGTGCAAAAATTTACAG GGAAGCTCGTGCTTATGCATTAGAAACGAGCCTTCGGAAACTGGGGGTGGAAAAACTCAGCAAAGATGATGTGCAGAAGATGCAATGGGAAGTCTTAGAGGCCAAAATTGGGAATTGGATTCACTTTATGCGAATAACA GTAAAACTGCTGTTtgctggagaaaaaaaaatttgcgaTCAAATCTTTGACGACACCAATTTTCACAAGGATTATTGTTTTGCTGAACTCACAGCAAACAGTGTATTGATGCTTCTAAGTTTTGGGGAGGCAGTTGCTAAAAGCAAAAGGTCTCCAGAAAAATTGTTTGTTCTTCTTGACATGTATGAAATAATGCGTGAACTTCAGCCAGAG ATTGAGACAATTTTTGAAGGCAAAGCTTGCATCGAGATGCGTGATACTACACTAAGTTTAACAAAACGCCTGGCTCAGACAGCCCAAGAAACCTTTGGTGATTTTGAGGAAGCAGTTGAGAAGGATGCTTCAAAAACAACTGTTCTTGATGGAACTGTTCACCCTCTGACTAGCtatgtaattaattatgtaAAGTTTCTATTTGA CTATCAATCAACGCTGAAGCAACTTTTCCAGGAATTTGAAACTGCAAATGAAACTGAATCCCAATTGGCGATTGTAACAATGCGCATTATGCAAGCCCTTCAGAGTAATTTAGATGGGAAATCAAAGCAATACAAGGATCCTGCTCTGACTTATCTTTTTCTCATGAATAACATCCACTATATGGTTAGATCTGTACGCAG GTCGGAAGCAAAGGATTTATTGGGTGATGATTGGGTACAAAGACACCGTAGGATTGTGCAACAAAATGCAAATCAGTATAAGAGAGTTGCTTGGACAAAG ATTCTGCAGACCCTTACGGTTCAAGGTGGTTCATCAGGTAGCAGTTCTGCCTTGGGAGGTGATGGAGGAAACAGCAGTGGCATCTCAAGAGCAAACATAAAAGAGAG GTTCAAGTCTTTCAACATGCAGTTTGAGGAACTTCATCAAAGACAGTCTCAGTGGACTGTACCTGATCCAGAGCTGCGTGAGTCTCTCAGACTTGCAGTTGCTGAAGTTTTATTACCAGCATACAGATCTTTCATAAAACGTTTCGC ACCACTAATTGAGAGTGGGAAGAACCCTCAGAAATATATCAGATACACCCCGGAAGATCTCGATAGAATGCTGGGTGAGTTTTTTGAAGGAAAGACCTGGGGTGAACCAAAGCGTTGA
- the LOC103714283 gene encoding NDR1/HIN1-like protein 10 → MSSASNPKPVVTGYPAAAAPSPAGGAAYPYPAPPPHAAPYYPAPYPNGAAPPPASYGAPFRPNTLFLRRLLAVAIAFFLLIGLVILILWLVLRPRLPVFAVSSASVSAFNLSAPQQLLSSDFDLALSVSNPNHKMGIYYDRLVAAVLYGSDTIAETNLPPFYQGKGNATTIRARLVAAAEYVDADVAKGITADRGRGDGTVNFYVRVLALVRFRARAWRTRWHVMRVYCDHVPVGFKNGTATVGSLVAPPKQCQVNL, encoded by the coding sequence ATGAGTTCGGCGAGCAATCCCAAACCGGTGGTCACCGGCTACCCGGCCGCTGCCGCCCCGTCCCCCGCCGGCGGAGCCGCCTACCCCTATCCCGCTCCGCCGCCTCACGCCGCCCCCTACTATCCCGCCCCCTACCCCAACGGGGCCGCGCCGCCCCCGGCTTCCTACGGCGCCCCCTTCCGCCCCAACACCCTcttcctccgccgcctcctcgcCGTCGCCATCgccttcttcctcctcatcGGGCTCGTCATCCTCATCCTGTGGCTCGTCCTCCGCCCCCGCCTCCCCGTCTTCGCCGTCTCCTCCGCCTCCGTCTCCGCCTTCAACCTCTCCGCCCCCCAGCAGCTCCTTTCCTCCGACTTCGACCTCGCCCTCTCCGTCAGCAACCCTAACCACAAGATGGGCATCTACTACGACCGTCTCGTCGCCGCTGTCCTGTACGGATCCGACACCATCGCCGAGACCAACCTTCCGCCCTTCTACCAGGGCAAGGGGAACGCCACCACCATCCGGGCGCGCCTGGTGGCGGCGGCGGAGTACGTCGATGCCGACGTCGCCAAGGGGATCACCGCCGATCGCGGCCGTGGCGACGGCACCGTCAACTTCTACGTCAGGGTTTTGGCCTTGGTTAGGTTCAGGGCCAGGGCGTGGAGGACGAGGTGGCACGTCATGAGAGTCTACTGCGATCACGTCCCCGTCGGGTTCAAGAACGGGACGGCTACTGTCGGATCATTGGTGGCCCCACCGAAGCAGTGCCAGGTTAATCTCTGA
- the LOC120113111 gene encoding uncharacterized protein LOC120113111, which translates to MASRGNQSRSSDEEPRRERDLRDIENDELRRQVQNLTERLARYEQNPSEEEGGTTEEDRNTFRDQSLRRGRRSNSSSSHQHRHQFRFSDIRVDIPEFEGKMQPDIFLDWLNTVERIFDYKEVPDELKVKIVAIKLRKHASIWWERLKLQRAKEGKTKIRTWEKMKKELRKKYLPENYLQDAFLTMYQFTQGMRTVEEYTEEFDNLMVRCGVAEAEEQTIARYLSGLRRDIHDMVHLHSFISLNDVIKLATKVERQLQQRLEKGLTNAPGGRNFKREGIPNRGSASQSHSSSTSKPTTMVKKDASSSSRPTSSQPQCFKCSGYGHIASECPNRRVVSLAEEGDSEENESDSIYDEIEGDITYSDHGEALVVRRTLNSIRSEDDHMWLRHNIFHTRCTAHGKICNVIIDGGSCENCVSMEMVEKLKLKTKPHHHPYSLSWLKKGNAVKISQRCLVQFSIGKNYRDEIWCDVVPMDACHLLLGRPWLFDRRVVHDGYKNTYAFLKDGVKITLGPSKMDNTPKPIKGEGSTFLSMAEFEVEIREASQAYALIVVESNPEDNLLPPKITSFLQEFRDVTPDEIPSSLPPMREIQHCIDLMPGATLPNKAAYRMSPKEHEELQRQVNELVAKGLVRESMSPCAVPALLVPKKDGTWRMCIDSRAVNKITIKYRFPIPRLDDMLDQLAGACIFSKLDLRSGYHQICMRPGDEWKTAFKTRDGLYEWLVMPFGLSNAPSTFMRLMNQIFKPYIGKFVVVYFDDILVYSRDQEQHLEHLRQIFMTLQKEKLYVNLRKCDFLTDSLIFLGYMVTANGIKVDPKKIEAISSWPVPRTIHEIRSFHGLATFYRRFIRHFSSIMAPITNCLKGGSYQWTMEAQESFEKLKVLMTTAPILALPDFEKVFEVDCDASNVGIGAVLSQEGRPIAFFSAKLGDGRKNYSTYDKEFYAIVEALRHWRHYLVTKEFVLYSDHEALRFLNTQHKLSARHAKWIEFLQSFTFTIRHKAGSLNQVADALSRRHALLSTLEIKVTYLKVTNYVFLIALFAKQSSKKPIMEDLEDTLAETRL; encoded by the exons ATGGCAAGCCGAGGCAACCAAAGTCGTTCTAGCGATGAAGAACCTCGTAGAGAGCGAGATCTTCGCGACATAGAGAATGATGAGTTGCGGCGGCAAGTCCAAAATCTTACCGAAAGGTTGGCTCGTTATGAGCAAAACCCGAGTGAAGAGGAGGGCGGCACCACTGAAGAAGATCGCAACACCTTCCGTGACCAAAGTTTACGTCGTGGTAGGAggagcaactcttcttcatctcACCAACATCGTCATCAATTTCGATTTTCAGACATCAGGGTAGACATTCCTGAGTTTGAAGGAAAAATGCAACCCGACATCTTTCTAGATTGGCTTAACACTGTTGAGCGGATCTTTGACTACAAAGAGGTCCCCGATGAGCTTAAAGTGAAGATTGTAGCCATCAAGCTTCGAAAGCATGCATCAATATGGTGGGAGCGCCTCAAGTTGCAAAGAGCAAAGGAGGGCAAAACCAAGATTCGTACTTGggagaaaatgaagaaagagcttCGCAAAAAGTACCTTCCCGAAAATTACCTTCAAGATGCATTTCTCACTATGTATCAATTCACTCAAGGGATGCGAACCGTGGAGGAGTACACTGAAGAGTTCGACAATCTTATGGTTCGTTGTGGTGTAGCAGAGGCCGAAGAGCAAACAATAGCTCGTTACCTTAGCGGATTGAGGCGTGACATCCATGATATGGTACACCTCcattcttttatttctcttaaTGATGTTATTAAACTTGCTACTAAGGTGGAACGCCAACTTCAACAACGGCTAGAAAAGGGTTTAACAAATGCTCCTGGAGGCCGAAATTTCAAGCGTGAGGGCATTCCTAACCGGGGGAGTGCATCGCAATCTCATTCATCTTCTACATCTAAGCCAACCACGATGGTGAAAAAAGatgcttcatcttcttctcgGCCAACATCATCTCAACCTCAATGTTTCAAGTGTTCTGGCTATGGGCACATTGCTTCTGAGTGTCCAAATAGAAGAGTGGTTTCTCTTGCCGAAGAAGGTGATAGTGAAGAAAATGAGTCAGactctatatatgatgaaattgAAGGAGACATCACATATAGTGATCATGGTGAAGCTCTTGTGGTCCGTCGAACCCTGAATTCAATACGAAGCGAAGATGATCACATGTGGCTCCGGCACAACATCTTTCATACTCGATGTACGGCTCATGGCAAAATTTGCAATGTTATTATCGATGGAGGAAGTTGCGAGAATTGCGTCTCAATGGAGATGGTGGAAAAGTTGAAACTCAAGACAAAACCTCACCACCACCCATATTCTCTTTCTTGGCTCAAGAAAGGAAATGCGGTAAAAATTTCCCAACGTtgccttgttcaattttcaattGGGAAAAATTACCGTGATGAAATATGGTGTGACGTGGTTCCTATGGATGCTTGCCATTTACTTTTGGGGAGGCCATGGTTATTTGATAGAAGGGTTGTTCATGATGGATACAAAAATACTTATGCATTCTTGAAGGATGGTGTCAAAATAACCCTTGGGCCTTCAAAAATGGACAACACACCCAAACCCATTAAGGGAGAGGGAAGTACCTTTTTGTCCATGGCAGAGTTTGAAGTTGAAATTCGAGAAGCCTCCCAAGCATATGCTCTTATAGTGGTGGAATCTAATCCGGAGGACAATTTATTGCCACCCAAGATTACTTCTTTTTTGCAGGAATTCCGAGATGTGACTCCCGATGAAATTCCTTCTAGTCTTCCACCAATGAGAGAAATTCAACATTGCATTGATCTTATGCCAGGTGCAACTTTACCAAACAAGGCGGCATATAGAATGAGTCCCAAGGAGCATGAAGAATTGCAAAGACAAGTGAACGAGTTGGTGGCCAAAGGCTTGGTACGTGAAAGCATGAGTCCATGTGCGGTTCCTGCCTTACTTGTCCCCAAAAAGGATGGAACATGGCGCATGTGTATTGATAGCCGAGCTGTTAACAAGATCACCATCAAATACCGTTTTCCTATCCCTCGGCTAGACGACATGTTAGATCAACTTGCCGGCGCTTGCATCTTCTCCAAGCTTGATCTTCGAAGTGGCTATCATCAAATTTGCATGAGACCGGGTGACGAATGGAAGACGGCATTCAAGACAAGAGATGGACTATATGAATGGCTTGTGATGCCATTTGGGCTCTCTAATGCACCAAGCACATTCATGCGCCTCATGAATCAAATCTTCAAGCCTTATATAGGTAAATTTGTCGTTGTTTACTTTGACGACATTTTGGTCTATAGCAGGGATCAAGAGCAACACTTGGAGCATCTTAGACAAATTTTTATGACGTTGCAAAAGGAGAAGCTCTATGTCAACCTTCGCAAATGCGACTTCTTGACCGATAGCCTAATATTTTTGGGTTATATGGTCACCGCCAACGGCATCAAAGTTGatcctaagaagattgaagctatCTCTAGTTGGCCGGTACCTCGTACCATTCACGAGATCCGGAGCTTTCATGGGTTGGCCACATTTTATCGAAGGTTTATACGACATTTTAGTTCTATTATGGCCCCCATCACAAATTGTTTGAAAGGTGGATCCTATCAATGGACTATGGAGGCTCAAGAAAGTTTTGAGAAGCTTAAGGTATTAATGACAACGGCCCCTATCCTTGCCTTGCCAGATTTTGAAAAAGTTTTCGAGGTGGATTGTGATGCCTCTAATGTGGGCATTGGCGCAGTGCTTAGTCAAGAAGGACGCCCTATTGCCTTCTTTAGTGCCAAACTTGGAGATGGGCGAAAGAACTATTCAACATATGATAAAGAATTTTATGCTATTGTTGAGGCTCTTCGTCATTGGCGGCACTATCTTGTGACTAAGGAATTTGTTCTCTACTCCGATCATGAAGCCTTGCGATTCCTCAATACTCAACACAAGCTTAGTGCAAGGCATGCCAAGTGGATTGAATTTTTGCAATCTTTTACCTTCACCATCCGTCATAAAGCCGGAAGTCTCAATCAAGTTGCGGATGCTCTTAGTCGAAGACATGCTTTGTTGTCAACCTTGGAGATTAAG GTTACTTATTTAAAGGTAACCAATTATGTATTCCTAATTGCTCTCTTCGCCAAGCAATCATCAAAGAAGCCCATAATGGAGGACTTGGAGGACACTTTGGCCGAGACAAGACTTTAA
- the LOC103714280 gene encoding NDR1/HIN1-like protein 1 yields MSAKEKDGGKGHKLSRLIFAMILGFIILILFIILVIWLVLRPTKPKIYLQDASVSAFNVSSPENLLSSTLQVTISTRNPNDRIGIYYDRVDVFASYKYQQITLAASVPPFYQGHNDIDVWSPYLYGVDIPVAPYLAEALVQDQSSGFLLLHIKIDGRVRWKVGTWISNHYHLYATCPAFLSFETGKGVDGDPPAVKFQQISTCSVDV; encoded by the coding sequence ATGTCGGCCAAGGAGAAAGACGGCGGCAAGGGCCACAAGCTGTCCCGCCTGATCTTCGCCATGATCCTGGGCTTCATCATACTGATCCTCTTCATCATCCTCGTCATCTGGCTCGTCCTCCGCCCCACCAAGCCCAAAATCTACCTCCAAGACGCTTCCGTGTCCGCCTTCAACGTCTCCTCCCCGGAGAACCTCCTCTCCTCCACGCTGCAGGTGACCATCTCCACTCGCAACCCCAACGACCGCATCGGCATCTACTACGACCGCGTCGACGTCTTCGCCTCCTACAAGTACCAGCAGATCACCCTGGCCGCGTCCGTGCCGCCCTTCTACCAGGGCCACAACGACATCGACGTCTGGTCCCCGTACCTCTACGGCGTCGACATCCCGGTGGCGCCCTACCTCGCCGAGGCTCTCGTCCAGGACCAGTCCTCGGGGTTCCTCCTCCTGCACATCAAGATCGACGGCCGGGTTCGGTGGAAGGTGGGCACGTGGATCTCCAACCACTACCACCTCTACGCCACCTGCCCGGCCTTCCTTTCTTTCGAGACCGGGAAGGGCGTCGACGGCGACCCCCCCGCCGTCAAGTTCCAGCAGATCTCCACCTGCAGCGTCGACGTCTGA
- the LOC103714281 gene encoding exocyst complex component EXO70A1-like isoform X2: MGTPQAIETLRQRATLLRESLQKSQTNTDSMVAILGSFDHRLSALEAAMRPTQVRTHAIRMAHENVDKTLKAAEVILAQFDLSRQAEAKILRGPHEDLESYLEAIDQLRSNVKFFSYNKSFKSSDGVLNHANNLLSKAILKLEEEFRQLLTNYREARAYALETSLRKLGVEKLSKDDVQKMQWEVLEAKIGNWIHFMRITVKLLFAGEKKICDQIFDDTNFHKDYCFAELTANSVLMLLSFGEAVAKSKRSPEKLFVLLDMYEIMRELQPEIETIFEGKACIEMRDTTLSLTKRLAQTAQETFGDFEEAVEKDASKTTVLDGTVHPLTSYVINYVKFLFDYQSTLKQLFQEFETANETESQLAIVTMRIMQALQSNLDGKSKQYKDPALTYLFLMNNIHYMVRSVRRSEAKDLLGDDWVQRHRRIVQQNANQYKRVAWTKILQTLTVQGGSSGSSSALGGDGGNSSGISRANIKERFKSFNMQFEELHQRQSQWTVPDPELRESLRLAVAEVLLPAYRSFIKRFAPLIESGKNPQKYIRYTPEDLDRMLGEFFEGKTWGEPKR, translated from the exons ATGGGGACGCCGCAGGCGATCGAGACCCTAAGGCAGAGGGCGACCTTGCTGCGGGAGTCGCTGCAGAAGAGCCAGACCAACACCGACAGCATGGTCGCCATTCTCGGCTCCTTCGACCACCGCCTCTCCGCCCTCGAGGCCGCTATGCGCCCCACCCAg gTGAGGACACATGCCATTCGAATGGCACATGAGAATGTTGACAAGACACTGAAGGCAGCAGAGGTTATACTGGCTCAATTTGATCTCTCAAGGCAG GCTGAGGCTAAGATATTGAGGGGACCACATGAGGATCTAGAAAGCTATCTGGAGGCAATTGACCAGTTGAGAAGCAACGTCAAGTTTTTCAGCTACAACAAAAGCTTCAAGAGCAGTGATGGAGTGCTGAACCATGCCAATAATTTGCTATCTAAGGCCATCTTGAAGCTGGAGGAGGAATTTAGGCAGCTCCTTACGAACTACAG GGAAGCTCGTGCTTATGCATTAGAAACGAGCCTTCGGAAACTGGGGGTGGAAAAACTCAGCAAAGATGATGTGCAGAAGATGCAATGGGAAGTCTTAGAGGCCAAAATTGGGAATTGGATTCACTTTATGCGAATAACA GTAAAACTGCTGTTtgctggagaaaaaaaaatttgcgaTCAAATCTTTGACGACACCAATTTTCACAAGGATTATTGTTTTGCTGAACTCACAGCAAACAGTGTATTGATGCTTCTAAGTTTTGGGGAGGCAGTTGCTAAAAGCAAAAGGTCTCCAGAAAAATTGTTTGTTCTTCTTGACATGTATGAAATAATGCGTGAACTTCAGCCAGAG ATTGAGACAATTTTTGAAGGCAAAGCTTGCATCGAGATGCGTGATACTACACTAAGTTTAACAAAACGCCTGGCTCAGACAGCCCAAGAAACCTTTGGTGATTTTGAGGAAGCAGTTGAGAAGGATGCTTCAAAAACAACTGTTCTTGATGGAACTGTTCACCCTCTGACTAGCtatgtaattaattatgtaAAGTTTCTATTTGA CTATCAATCAACGCTGAAGCAACTTTTCCAGGAATTTGAAACTGCAAATGAAACTGAATCCCAATTGGCGATTGTAACAATGCGCATTATGCAAGCCCTTCAGAGTAATTTAGATGGGAAATCAAAGCAATACAAGGATCCTGCTCTGACTTATCTTTTTCTCATGAATAACATCCACTATATGGTTAGATCTGTACGCAG GTCGGAAGCAAAGGATTTATTGGGTGATGATTGGGTACAAAGACACCGTAGGATTGTGCAACAAAATGCAAATCAGTATAAGAGAGTTGCTTGGACAAAG ATTCTGCAGACCCTTACGGTTCAAGGTGGTTCATCAGGTAGCAGTTCTGCCTTGGGAGGTGATGGAGGAAACAGCAGTGGCATCTCAAGAGCAAACATAAAAGAGAG GTTCAAGTCTTTCAACATGCAGTTTGAGGAACTTCATCAAAGACAGTCTCAGTGGACTGTACCTGATCCAGAGCTGCGTGAGTCTCTCAGACTTGCAGTTGCTGAAGTTTTATTACCAGCATACAGATCTTTCATAAAACGTTTCGC ACCACTAATTGAGAGTGGGAAGAACCCTCAGAAATATATCAGATACACCCCGGAAGATCTCGATAGAATGCTGGGTGAGTTTTTTGAAGGAAAGACCTGGGGTGAACCAAAGCGTTGA